Proteins encoded in a region of the Corallococcus caeni genome:
- a CDS encoding complex I subunit 4 family protein yields MSFFDTHLLNVVIYLPLVFAALVLMLPASEHGQVRAITFVGMLLDLVFGVWAYFRFEPSGSEFQMEFRVPWFQQFGMSYHLGVDGLAVSLLLLTVFLGPLVVLASTTYIQHRIKEFHLALLVLQTTMLGALASMDVLLFYIFFEAMLIPMYLMVGVWGAEDRRMAAVKFFLYTLVGSLLMLVAIVAVYFISGGPGVRSFDYGTLYNNLLAANQQLAACSSGPEGACAGLSGLAATLHTYGPWMFAAFALAFAIKVPMWPVHTWLPDAHVQAPVAGSMILAGVMLKMGTYGFWRFAIPLFPVAAHQARPFLAVLAVIGIVYGALMCLAQRDIKKLIAYSSVSHLGYCMLGLLAVTGEGATGSAYQMLNHGISTGALFLLFGFLYERRHTRLMSDYGGIAKVMPVFTAAFVIITFSSVAVPGTNGFIGEFLVLMGTFKSSLPLGFGAFATLGVILGAAYMLWMVQKVFFGSITHRENQHLRDMNVREMLTTAPFIVLVAVMGLMPQPFLDRIAPSTDRYVARASVGAPGATQAKDDQLRVEVMSLPSTAAVARPSVPAAPLAVRE; encoded by the coding sequence ATGAGCTTCTTCGACACCCACCTGTTGAACGTCGTCATCTACCTGCCGCTCGTCTTCGCGGCGCTGGTGCTGATGCTCCCTGCCAGCGAGCACGGGCAGGTCCGCGCCATCACGTTCGTGGGCATGCTGCTGGACCTGGTGTTCGGCGTCTGGGCGTACTTCCGCTTCGAGCCCTCCGGCTCGGAGTTCCAGATGGAGTTCCGCGTCCCGTGGTTCCAGCAGTTCGGGATGAGCTACCACCTGGGCGTGGACGGCCTGGCCGTGAGCCTGCTGCTCCTGACGGTGTTCCTGGGCCCGCTGGTGGTGCTCGCCTCCACCACGTACATCCAGCACCGCATCAAGGAGTTCCACCTGGCGCTGCTGGTGCTCCAGACGACGATGCTGGGCGCGCTGGCGTCGATGGACGTCCTGCTCTTCTACATCTTCTTCGAGGCCATGCTCATCCCCATGTACCTGATGGTGGGTGTGTGGGGCGCCGAGGACCGGCGCATGGCGGCGGTGAAGTTCTTCCTCTACACGCTGGTCGGCTCGCTGCTGATGCTGGTGGCCATCGTGGCCGTGTACTTCATCAGCGGCGGCCCGGGTGTGCGCTCGTTCGACTACGGCACGCTCTACAACAACCTGCTCGCCGCCAATCAGCAACTGGCCGCGTGCAGCAGCGGGCCGGAGGGCGCTTGCGCGGGCCTGTCGGGCCTTGCCGCCACGCTGCACACCTACGGGCCGTGGATGTTCGCCGCGTTCGCGCTGGCGTTCGCCATCAAGGTCCCCATGTGGCCGGTGCACACCTGGTTGCCGGACGCGCACGTGCAGGCGCCGGTGGCGGGCTCCATGATTCTTGCCGGCGTGATGCTGAAGATGGGCACCTACGGCTTCTGGCGCTTCGCCATCCCGCTCTTCCCGGTGGCGGCGCACCAGGCCCGGCCGTTCCTCGCGGTGCTGGCCGTCATCGGCATCGTGTACGGCGCGCTGATGTGCCTGGCGCAGCGGGACATCAAGAAGCTCATCGCGTACTCGTCCGTCAGCCACCTGGGCTACTGCATGCTGGGCCTGCTCGCCGTCACCGGTGAGGGCGCCACGGGCAGTGCGTACCAGATGCTCAACCACGGCATCTCCACGGGCGCGCTGTTCCTCCTGTTCGGCTTCCTCTACGAGCGCCGCCACACGCGCCTCATGTCGGACTACGGCGGCATCGCCAAGGTGATGCCGGTGTTCACCGCGGCGTTCGTCATCATCACGTTCTCGTCGGTGGCGGTGCCTGGCACCAACGGCTTCATCGGCGAGTTCCTGGTGCTGATGGGCACGTTCAAGAGCAGCCTGCCCCTGGGCTTCGGCGCGTTCGCCACGCTGGGCGTCATCCTGGGCGCGGCGTACATGCTGTGGATGGTGCAGAAGGTGTTCTTCGGCAGCATCACGCACCGGGAGAACCAGCACCTGCGCGACATGAACGTGCGCGAGATGCTCACCACGGCCCCCTTCATCGTGCTGGTGGCGGTGATGGGCCTGATGCCGCAGCCCTTCCTGGACCGCATCGCCCCGTCCACGGACCGCTACGTGGCGCGCGCCAGCGTGGGCGCTCCGGGCGCCACCCAGGCGAAGGACGACCAGCTGCGCGTGGAGGTGATGTCGCTGCCCTCCACCGCCGCCGTGGCCCGCCCCTCCGTTCCCGCCGCGCCGCTCGCCGTTCGCGAGTAG
- a CDS encoding NADH-quinone oxidoreductase subunit J family protein yields MNIELVLFGVFAVMTLLSAGLVITARSPINSAMALVSTFFFLAGIYVLLWAHTVAAVQVLVYAGAIMVLFLFVIMLLNLGDAPHRGKPTVTRLLGGASALGLLAVLVVTLGRVNAQPAQLDAKSQAAFGTMAAIGQSIFTTWLLPFEAVSLLLLVAMVGAVVVAKSRI; encoded by the coding sequence TTGAACATCGAATTGGTCCTCTTCGGCGTCTTCGCCGTCATGACGCTGCTGTCGGCGGGGCTGGTCATCACCGCGCGGAGCCCCATCAACTCCGCCATGGCCCTGGTGTCGACGTTCTTCTTCCTGGCCGGCATCTACGTGCTGCTCTGGGCGCACACGGTGGCCGCGGTGCAGGTGCTCGTGTACGCGGGCGCCATCATGGTGCTCTTCCTCTTCGTCATCATGCTGCTCAACCTGGGGGACGCGCCCCACCGCGGCAAGCCCACGGTGACGCGGCTCTTGGGCGGCGCCTCCGCGCTGGGCCTGCTGGCGGTGCTGGTCGTGACGCTGGGCCGCGTGAACGCGCAGCCCGCGCAGCTGGACGCGAAGAGCCAGGCGGCGTTCGGCACCATGGCGGCCATCGGCCAGTCCATCTTCACCACCTGGCTGCTGCCGTTCGAAGCGGTCAGCCTGCTCCTGCTGGTGGCCATGGTGGGCGCGGTGGTGGTGGCCAAGTCCCGCATCTGA
- the nuoL gene encoding NADH-quinone oxidoreductase subunit L: MDGIVEFFRTAPIPPEVFAPSLGLIILLPLLGAFVCGVFGKWLGRANVHLVACSAIAGAFVLSVLAFWATSDAAGGRVVSMPNPFGIERDTIRYAIAHDYGTWFAAGDFRVNFGLLVDHLSGILLLIITGVGFLIHLYSTSYMEHDDGYWRFFAYLNLFVAAMLTLVMADNLVLLFVGWEGVGMASYLLIGFWYTDSAKAWAGRKAFVTNRIGDFAFLIATFLLILTVGAFNRQADARDYNAAGSSRARYEQGISQKGPVTFKGLEKLALALPEGTGGAVSLATPIESGPLSGYTFGGVMTSIMLLFLLGAAGKSAQLPLYVWLPDAMAGPTPVSALIHAATMVTAGVYLFCRMSALLVLSPTAMATIAIVGALTSLLAALIAFAQDDIKKVLAYSTVSQLGIMFMGVGMGVFWAAEMHLMTHAFFKACLFLGAGSVMHGNGDETDIKKLGGLWKEMKVTHATFLVSTLAITGIFPIMSGFFSKDAIFHGVHHNHLHGLEWVSTFVYVMGLLITAATAFYMSRVYLLTFTGKRSPEAKLAHAHESAWHMTLPLVILAFLAFITFTYALPLMPRTGGGTQPVFENFLSPVLRPAETVARVAETVHIDTSSPSLGDYAFAWMWALLGGGAAAFAYLKFFPSRVGQPVPAFARAVRRTALNKFYVDELYEFILIRPVKFTAFILFRVVDALVIDTVLVRGTAYVTEKVGLGLRRLQTGDAQAYAAIMALAILGGAVYALLQVLS, encoded by the coding sequence ATGGACGGAATCGTCGAATTCTTCAGAACGGCACCCATCCCTCCGGAGGTGTTCGCACCCTCCCTGGGGCTGATCATCCTGCTGCCGCTTTTGGGCGCGTTCGTGTGCGGCGTGTTCGGCAAGTGGCTGGGCCGGGCCAACGTGCACCTGGTGGCGTGCTCCGCCATCGCCGGCGCCTTCGTGCTGAGCGTGCTGGCCTTCTGGGCCACCAGCGACGCGGCGGGCGGGCGCGTGGTGAGCATGCCCAACCCGTTCGGCATCGAGCGGGACACCATCCGCTACGCCATCGCGCACGACTACGGGACGTGGTTCGCCGCGGGTGACTTCCGGGTGAACTTCGGCCTGCTGGTGGACCACCTGTCGGGCATCCTGCTGCTCATCATCACGGGCGTCGGCTTCCTCATCCACCTGTACTCCACCAGCTACATGGAGCACGACGACGGGTACTGGCGCTTCTTCGCGTACCTGAACCTCTTCGTCGCCGCGATGCTCACGCTGGTGATGGCCGACAACCTGGTCCTGCTCTTCGTGGGCTGGGAGGGCGTCGGCATGGCCAGCTACCTGCTCATCGGCTTCTGGTACACGGACAGCGCGAAGGCGTGGGCGGGCCGCAAGGCGTTCGTCACCAACCGCATCGGTGACTTCGCGTTCCTCATCGCCACGTTCCTGCTCATCCTCACGGTGGGCGCCTTCAACCGCCAGGCGGACGCGCGCGACTACAACGCCGCGGGCAGCAGCCGGGCGCGCTACGAGCAGGGCATCTCCCAGAAGGGCCCCGTCACCTTCAAGGGCCTGGAGAAGCTGGCCCTGGCCCTGCCGGAAGGCACGGGCGGCGCGGTGTCCCTGGCCACGCCCATCGAGTCCGGGCCGCTGTCCGGCTACACCTTCGGCGGCGTGATGACGTCCATCATGCTGCTCTTCCTGCTGGGCGCCGCGGGCAAGAGCGCGCAGCTGCCGCTCTACGTCTGGCTGCCGGACGCGATGGCCGGCCCGACGCCGGTGTCCGCGCTCATCCACGCCGCCACGATGGTGACCGCGGGCGTGTACCTCTTCTGCCGCATGAGCGCGCTGCTGGTGCTCTCCCCCACCGCCATGGCGACCATCGCCATCGTGGGCGCGCTCACGTCGCTGCTGGCCGCGCTCATCGCGTTCGCGCAGGACGACATCAAGAAGGTGCTCGCCTACTCCACGGTGTCCCAGCTGGGCATCATGTTCATGGGCGTGGGCATGGGCGTCTTCTGGGCCGCCGAGATGCACCTGATGACGCACGCGTTCTTCAAGGCCTGCCTCTTCCTGGGCGCCGGCAGCGTGATGCACGGCAACGGTGACGAGACGGACATCAAGAAGCTGGGCGGCCTGTGGAAGGAGATGAAGGTGACGCACGCCACCTTCCTCGTCTCCACGCTGGCCATCACCGGCATCTTCCCCATCATGTCCGGCTTCTTCTCCAAGGACGCCATCTTCCACGGCGTGCACCACAACCACCTGCACGGGCTGGAGTGGGTCTCCACCTTCGTCTACGTGATGGGCCTGCTCATCACCGCAGCCACGGCGTTCTACATGTCGCGCGTCTACCTGCTCACCTTCACGGGCAAGCGGTCCCCGGAGGCAAAGCTGGCGCACGCGCATGAGAGCGCGTGGCACATGACGCTGCCCCTGGTCATCCTGGCGTTCCTGGCCTTCATCACGTTCACCTACGCCCTGCCCCTGATGCCCCGCACGGGCGGTGGGACGCAGCCGGTGTTCGAGAACTTCCTGTCCCCCGTGCTGCGCCCGGCGGAGACGGTGGCCCGCGTGGCGGAGACGGTGCACATCGACACCAGCTCGCCCTCCCTCGGGGACTACGCCTTCGCGTGGATGTGGGCGCTCCTGGGCGGCGGGGCGGCGGCGTTCGCCTACCTGAAGTTCTTCCCCTCGCGCGTGGGTCAGCCCGTGCCGGCGTTCGCGCGCGCGGTGCGCCGCACGGCCCTCAACAAGTTCTACGTGGATGAGCTCTACGAGTTCATCCTCATCCGGCCGGTGAAGTTCACGGCCTTCATCCTCTTCCGCGTGGTGGACGCGCTCGTCATCGACACGGTGCTGGTGCGAGGCACCGCGTACGTCACGGAGAAGGTGGGCCTCGGGTTGCGCCGGCTCCAGACGGGTGACGCGCAGGCCTACGCCGCCATCATGGCGCTCGCCATCCTGGGCGGCGCGGTCTACGCCCTCCTGCAGGTGCTTTCATGA
- the nuoF gene encoding NADH-quinone oxidoreductase subunit NuoF — MASTAKAVEPVISAAWGKPQSWTLDSYRSRGGYDGLKRALSMEPAAIIDEVKKSNLRGRGGAGFPTGMKWSFVPKDSPKPKYLAVNGDESEPGTFKDRYILENDPHMMLEGIAIASYALGVHTCYVYLRGEFKFQAERTQAAIDEAYKAGIFGKSLMGKEGFALDCYVVRGAGAYICGEETALLESLEGKKGWPRLKPPFPAVVGLFGSPTVVNNVETLASVPPILAKGAEWYAKLGTDKSGGTHLVCLSGSVNRPGVYEVGMHTTILELIHDDKYGQGMPKGRKVKAVIPGGSSAPVLGADELDVALEFEALKMKQTMAGSGGVIVMDDATCMVRSLWRVARFYAEESCGQCTPCREGTPWQTRLLRKIEEGRAELSDIDMLSNVASSIAPYPPIGLGNTICALGDAAALPTHSFLMRFRDEFEAHVREHRCPFGDHPWGSFGDWS; from the coding sequence ATGGCCTCTACGGCAAAGGCGGTCGAACCCGTCATCTCGGCGGCCTGGGGCAAGCCCCAGTCCTGGACCCTCGACAGCTACCGGTCGCGCGGTGGCTATGACGGGCTCAAGCGCGCGCTCTCCATGGAGCCCGCCGCCATCATCGACGAGGTGAAGAAGTCCAACCTGCGCGGCCGCGGCGGCGCGGGCTTCCCCACGGGCATGAAGTGGAGCTTCGTCCCCAAGGACAGCCCCAAGCCCAAGTACCTCGCCGTCAACGGCGACGAGTCCGAGCCGGGCACCTTCAAGGACCGCTACATCCTGGAGAACGACCCGCACATGATGCTGGAGGGCATCGCCATCGCGTCGTACGCGCTGGGCGTGCACACCTGCTACGTGTACCTGCGCGGCGAGTTCAAGTTCCAGGCGGAGCGCACCCAGGCGGCCATCGATGAAGCCTACAAGGCCGGCATCTTCGGCAAGTCGCTGATGGGCAAGGAGGGCTTCGCGCTCGACTGCTACGTCGTCCGCGGCGCGGGCGCGTACATCTGCGGCGAGGAGACGGCGCTGCTGGAGTCCCTGGAGGGCAAGAAGGGCTGGCCCCGCTTGAAGCCCCCCTTCCCCGCGGTGGTGGGCCTGTTCGGCAGCCCCACGGTGGTGAACAACGTGGAGACGCTCGCCAGCGTGCCGCCCATCCTCGCCAAGGGCGCGGAGTGGTACGCGAAGCTGGGCACGGACAAGTCCGGCGGCACGCACCTGGTGTGCCTGTCCGGCTCCGTGAACCGCCCCGGCGTCTACGAGGTGGGGATGCACACCACCATCCTGGAGCTGATCCACGACGACAAGTACGGCCAGGGCATGCCCAAGGGCCGCAAGGTCAAGGCGGTCATCCCGGGCGGCTCGTCGGCGCCGGTGCTGGGCGCGGACGAGCTGGACGTGGCGCTGGAGTTCGAGGCGCTGAAGATGAAGCAGACGATGGCCGGCTCCGGCGGCGTCATCGTGATGGACGACGCCACCTGCATGGTGCGCAGCCTCTGGCGCGTGGCCCGCTTCTACGCGGAAGAGTCCTGCGGCCAGTGCACGCCGTGCCGCGAGGGCACGCCCTGGCAGACGCGCCTCCTGCGCAAGATCGAGGAAGGCCGCGCGGAGCTGAGCGACATCGACATGCTGTCGAACGTCGCGTCCTCCATCGCGCCCTACCCCCCCATCGGCCTGGGCAACACCATCTGCGCGCTCGGTGACGCGGCGGCGCTGCCCACGCACTCCTTCCTCATGCGGTTCCGGGACGAGTTCGAGGCTCACGTGCGGGAGCATCGCTGCCCGTTCGGTGACCACCCCTGGGGTTCCTTCGGAGACTGGTCTTGA
- a CDS encoding sigma-54-dependent transcriptional regulator — MTDATTPVPRGRILVVDDQRNMRATTALLLKQAGYTVSESATGEEALDVLAKERVDLLLTDLKMEPMDGLTLLRRALEVAPRLQVIMMTAFGSIESAVEAMRLGAYDYVTKPFKEGELRYRVERALERAKLQAAVDNFAAEFAERHGLSALVGRSPAMRELTTRLVRVAQSDATVLIQGESGTGKELVARALHAHSRRNKQPFVPVNCAAISETLLESELFGHAKGAFTGAVKARRGLFEEADNGTLFIDEVTETSPTFQSKLLRTLQDGEVRRVGESTSLRVDVRIAAATNRDIELEVKEKRFRQDLYYRLNVVMLRVPPLRERLEDVPALAQHFLDRANARSPRTRRLSESAVAHLMTYRFPGNVRELENLVEQAAALAEGDELAPEDFPLRPQGRVLPAATTPEAAGLPPSDAPRPTGAEATGPTLAEVVEDAERRAIVQALERHGVDLASVADELGVSSTTLWRKMKRLNLRPPAGARE, encoded by the coding sequence ATGACCGACGCCACCACCCCGGTTCCCCGAGGCCGCATCCTCGTGGTGGACGACCAGCGCAACATGCGCGCCACCACCGCGCTGCTCCTGAAGCAGGCGGGCTACACCGTCTCCGAATCCGCCACCGGCGAGGAGGCCCTCGACGTGCTCGCGAAGGAGCGCGTGGACCTGCTCCTCACGGACCTGAAGATGGAGCCCATGGACGGGCTCACGCTCCTGCGGCGCGCGCTGGAGGTCGCCCCGCGCCTCCAGGTCATCATGATGACGGCCTTCGGCTCCATCGAGAGCGCGGTGGAGGCCATGCGCCTGGGGGCGTACGACTACGTCACCAAGCCCTTCAAGGAAGGCGAGCTGCGCTACCGCGTGGAGCGCGCCCTGGAGCGCGCCAAGCTCCAGGCGGCGGTGGACAACTTCGCCGCGGAGTTCGCGGAGCGCCACGGCCTGTCCGCGCTGGTGGGCCGCAGCCCCGCGATGCGCGAGCTCACCACGCGCCTGGTGCGCGTCGCGCAGAGCGACGCCACCGTCCTCATCCAGGGCGAGAGCGGCACGGGCAAGGAGTTGGTGGCCCGCGCCCTCCACGCGCACAGCCGCCGCAACAAGCAGCCCTTCGTGCCCGTCAACTGCGCGGCCATCAGCGAAACGCTGCTGGAGAGCGAGCTCTTCGGCCACGCCAAGGGCGCCTTCACCGGCGCGGTGAAGGCGCGCCGGGGCCTCTTCGAGGAAGCGGACAACGGCACGCTCTTCATCGACGAGGTGACGGAGACCAGCCCCACCTTCCAGTCCAAGCTCCTGCGCACGCTCCAGGACGGCGAGGTGCGCCGCGTGGGCGAGTCCACCTCGCTGCGCGTGGACGTCCGCATCGCCGCGGCCACCAACCGCGACATCGAGCTGGAGGTGAAGGAGAAGCGCTTCCGCCAGGACCTCTACTACCGCCTCAACGTGGTGATGCTGCGCGTGCCCCCGCTGCGCGAGCGCCTGGAGGACGTGCCCGCGCTGGCGCAGCACTTCCTGGATCGCGCCAACGCCCGCAGCCCCCGGACCCGGCGCCTGTCCGAGTCCGCCGTGGCGCACCTGATGACGTACCGCTTCCCCGGCAACGTGCGCGAGCTGGAGAACCTGGTGGAGCAGGCCGCCGCGCTCGCGGAAGGGGACGAACTGGCCCCCGAGGACTTTCCGCTGCGCCCCCAGGGCCGCGTGCTCCCGGCCGCCACCACCCCTGAAGCCGCGGGCCTGCCGCCCAGCGACGCCCCGCGCCCCACCGGTGCGGAGGCCACGGGGCCCACGCTGGCGGAGGTGGTGGAGGACGCGGAGCGCCGCGCCATCGTCCAGGCCCTGGAGCGCCACGGGGTGGACCTGGCCAGCGTGGCGGACGAGCTGGGCGTCTCCTCCACCACGCTCTGGCGGAAGATGAAGCGGCTCAACCTCCGGCCCCCCGCGGGCGCCCGCGAATAG
- a CDS encoding NADH-quinone oxidoreductase subunit N, whose amino-acid sequence MNLPNITLAEFLPMLPAIIMVVAASVLLLSEVFLSATASRGYQAVLTVVAAVASGAVAVGLMFEPPREVFLGFGVLDPFSSFLTLVVSVGLGLAALSAVGFLRRRGAERGEFYALMLFASAGMSLLAMSSEFITIFVNIEVLSIATYALTAYLRRGTRPSEAGFKYFILGAFSSAILLYGTALLYGATGTTKLNEIAGPLQQALTTSPALVYVGAVLIAAGFAFKVAAVPFHMWTPDVYEGAPTPVTALMSAGVKAAAFASLVRVFVTVGKGMDPKLPLMLFATLALLTMVAGNLMAIPQRNVKRMLAYSSIAHAGYLLLGVAALFVAAPGEHFRLLSASSLSGGTPLDVARSDALRGILYYLLAYTFSAAGAFAMVSALERREDEEKGTAWDLERFAGLAQRRPGWAFAMAAFMLSLGGIPPTVGFMSKLLIFQAAIDVGLVGLTVVAVLSSAAGAYYYLRVVVYMFMHPIPEGAQPLERNWGTEAALVIATVAVVLLGILPGHVTDWLAQAGTLFGQ is encoded by the coding sequence ATGAACCTGCCAAATATCACCCTGGCGGAATTCCTCCCCATGCTGCCCGCCATCATCATGGTGGTGGCGGCCTCCGTCCTGCTGTTGTCGGAGGTGTTCCTCTCCGCGACGGCGTCCCGCGGCTACCAGGCGGTGCTCACCGTCGTGGCGGCGGTGGCCAGCGGCGCCGTGGCCGTGGGCCTGATGTTCGAGCCGCCGCGCGAGGTGTTCCTCGGCTTCGGCGTGCTGGACCCCTTCTCCAGCTTCCTCACCCTGGTGGTGAGCGTGGGCCTGGGGCTGGCGGCGCTGAGCGCGGTGGGCTTCCTGCGCCGTCGCGGCGCGGAGCGCGGTGAGTTCTACGCGCTGATGCTCTTCGCCTCCGCGGGCATGAGCCTGCTGGCGATGTCGTCGGAGTTCATCACCATCTTCGTCAACATCGAGGTGCTCTCCATCGCGACGTACGCGCTGACGGCGTACCTGCGCCGCGGCACGCGTCCCAGCGAGGCGGGCTTCAAGTACTTCATCCTGGGCGCCTTCTCCTCCGCCATCCTGCTGTACGGCACGGCGCTCTTGTACGGCGCCACGGGCACCACGAAGCTCAACGAGATCGCCGGGCCGCTGCAGCAGGCGCTGACCACGTCCCCGGCGCTCGTCTACGTGGGCGCGGTGCTCATCGCCGCGGGCTTCGCGTTCAAGGTGGCGGCCGTGCCGTTCCACATGTGGACGCCGGACGTGTACGAGGGCGCCCCCACCCCGGTGACGGCGCTCATGAGCGCGGGCGTGAAGGCGGCGGCGTTCGCGTCGCTGGTGCGCGTGTTCGTCACGGTGGGCAAGGGCATGGACCCCAAGCTGCCGCTGATGCTCTTCGCCACGCTGGCGCTGCTCACGATGGTGGCCGGCAACCTGATGGCGATTCCCCAGCGCAACGTGAAGCGCATGCTGGCGTACTCCTCCATCGCGCACGCGGGCTACCTGCTGCTGGGCGTGGCGGCGCTGTTCGTCGCGGCCCCGGGCGAGCACTTCCGCCTGCTGTCCGCGTCGTCGCTGTCCGGTGGCACGCCGCTGGACGTGGCGCGCTCGGACGCGCTGCGCGGCATCCTGTACTACCTGCTGGCGTACACCTTCAGCGCGGCGGGCGCCTTCGCCATGGTCTCCGCGCTGGAGCGCCGCGAGGACGAGGAGAAGGGGACCGCGTGGGACCTGGAGCGCTTCGCGGGCCTCGCGCAGCGGCGTCCGGGTTGGGCCTTCGCCATGGCGGCCTTCATGCTGTCGCTGGGCGGCATCCCCCCCACCGTGGGCTTCATGAGCAAGCTGCTCATCTTCCAGGCCGCCATCGACGTGGGCCTCGTGGGCCTCACGGTGGTCGCGGTGCTCAGCAGCGCGGCGGGCGCGTATTACTACCTGCGCGTCGTGGTCTACATGTTCATGCACCCCATCCCCGAGGGCGCCCAGCCGCTGGAGCGCAACTGGGGCACGGAGGCCGCGCTCGTCATCGCCACCGTCGCCGTGGTGCTGCTGGGCATCCTCCCCGGCCACGTCACCGACTGGCTCGCCCAGGCCGGCACGCTGTTCGGCCAGTAG
- the nuoK gene encoding NADH-quinone oxidoreductase subunit NuoK has protein sequence MVPITYYLLLAAALFCMGMFGVLVRTNALVVFMCVELMLNAVNLTFLAFSRMHGEGTGHVSAFFVIAVAAAEAAIGLAIVIAVFRSRGSVNVDDIRTMKH, from the coding sequence ATGGTCCCCATCACCTACTACCTCCTGCTGGCCGCGGCCCTCTTCTGCATGGGCATGTTCGGCGTGCTGGTGCGTACCAACGCGCTGGTCGTCTTCATGTGCGTGGAGCTGATGCTCAACGCGGTCAACCTGACGTTCCTGGCCTTCTCGCGCATGCATGGCGAGGGCACCGGGCACGTGTCCGCCTTCTTCGTCATCGCCGTGGCGGCCGCGGAAGCGGCCATCGGTCTGGCCATCGTCATCGCGGTCTTCCGCAGTCGCGGCTCCGTGAACGTCGACGACATCCGGACGATGAAGCACTAA
- a CDS encoding TIGR02266 family protein, whose translation MSPDPADQRQHPRVPTILRVDYPHGRPLRDVTENLSAGGFFVQTEQLFAVGDELRLALSFPGLLDPVEVAGTVAWVRIAAPDQPGGVGIRVESEQDRRRLGDILSSAGPNDSAVTPSEQDGYRVLIVEDNPHIIEMYSYVLKKLASNDLHGKVPLEVHFAPDGHHALLRLREDRFSLVMLDLYMPVMDGFALVERIREEEELKGIPVIAISAGGKEAQDRAMQLGVDIYLRKPVRFVEVLETVKQLLRIR comes from the coding sequence ATGAGCCCGGACCCTGCGGACCAGCGGCAGCACCCTCGTGTCCCCACCATCCTCCGGGTGGACTACCCGCATGGGCGTCCACTGCGGGACGTGACGGAAAACCTCTCCGCCGGGGGCTTCTTCGTCCAGACCGAGCAGCTCTTCGCGGTGGGGGACGAGCTTCGACTTGCTCTTTCTTTCCCGGGACTGCTGGATCCGGTAGAAGTCGCGGGGACGGTGGCGTGGGTGCGCATCGCCGCGCCCGATCAGCCGGGCGGCGTGGGCATCCGTGTGGAGAGCGAGCAGGACCGGCGGCGACTGGGTGACATCTTGAGTTCGGCGGGACCCAACGACAGCGCGGTGACCCCTTCGGAGCAGGACGGGTACCGTGTGCTCATCGTCGAGGACAACCCCCACATCATCGAGATGTACAGCTACGTGCTGAAGAAGCTGGCGAGCAACGACCTGCACGGCAAGGTGCCGCTGGAGGTCCACTTCGCGCCGGACGGGCACCACGCCCTCTTGCGGCTGCGCGAGGACCGCTTCAGCCTGGTGATGCTGGACCTCTACATGCCGGTGATGGACGGCTTCGCCCTGGTGGAGCGCATCCGGGAGGAGGAGGAGCTCAAGGGCATCCCGGTCATCGCCATCTCCGCCGGCGGCAAGGAGGCCCAGGACCGGGCGATGCAACTGGGCGTGGACATCTACCTGCGCAAGCCGGTGCGGTTCGTGGAAGTGCTGGAGACGGTGAAGCAGCTCCTGCGCATCCGGTAG
- a CDS encoding NADH-quinone oxidoreductase subunit NuoE family protein: MAEPLFTPEEQKKFDAGIAEILSHYPSDRKSAGMLPALRLLQDLKGWLPPEGLRLVAKNLEVTPERAYEVASFYVMYHLKKPGKYVIDVCTNLSCSLWGAEKMLAYLEQKLGLAAGETNDKFTLRETECLASCGTAPCLQINEDHHERLTQAKLDAILARLS, from the coding sequence ATGGCGGAGCCCCTGTTCACTCCTGAAGAGCAGAAGAAGTTCGACGCGGGGATCGCGGAAATCCTCTCGCACTACCCCTCTGATCGCAAAAGCGCCGGCATGCTTCCCGCGCTGCGCCTGCTGCAGGACCTCAAGGGGTGGTTGCCTCCTGAAGGTCTTCGGCTGGTGGCGAAGAACCTGGAGGTCACGCCGGAGCGCGCCTACGAGGTCGCCAGCTTCTACGTGATGTACCACCTCAAGAAGCCGGGCAAGTACGTCATCGACGTCTGCACGAACCTCTCCTGCTCCCTCTGGGGCGCGGAGAAGATGCTCGCGTACCTGGAGCAGAAGCTGGGCCTGGCCGCCGGGGAGACGAACGACAAGTTCACCCTGCGCGAGACGGAATGCCTGGCGTCCTGCGGGACGGCGCCCTGCCTGCAGATCAACGAGGATCACCACGAGCGCCTGACCCAGGCCAAGCTGGACGCCATCCTGGCCCGGCTGTCGTGA